In the Oncorhynchus nerka isolate Pitt River linkage group LG2, Oner_Uvic_2.0, whole genome shotgun sequence genome, one interval contains:
- the LOC115138062 gene encoding ras-related protein rab7-like, translated as MTSRKKVLLKVIILGDSGVGKTSLMNQYVNKKFSNQYKATIGADFLTKEVMVDDRLVTMQIWDTAGQERFQSLGVAFYRGADCCVLVFDVTAPNTFKTLDSWRDEFLIQASPRDPENFPFVVLGNKIDLEIRQVTTKRAQAWCQSKNNIPYFETSAKEAINVEQAFQTIARNALKQETEVELYNEFPEPIKLDRNERSKPSAEACSC; from the exons ATGACGTCTAGGAAGAAAGTACTACTTAAAGTCATCATCCTGGGAGACTCTGG AGTTGGGAAGACCTCCCTGATGAACCAGTATGTGAATAAGAAGTTCAGTAACCAGTACAAAGCCAcaattggagctgatttcctgacGAAAGAAGTGATGGTGGACGACAGGCTTGTCACCATGCAG ATCTGGGACACAGCGGGGCAGGAGAGGTTCCAGTCTCTGGGCGTGGCGTTTTACCGCGGGGCAGACTGTTGCGTGCTGGTGTTTGACGTGACTGCCCCCAACACCTTCAAGACCCTAGACAGCTGGAGGGACGAGTTCCTCATACAGGCCAGCCCCCGAGACCCCGAGAACTTCCCCTTCGTGGTGCTAGGCAACAAGATTGACCTGGAGATCAGACAG GTGACGACTAAACGAGCACAGGCCTGGTGTCAGAGCAAGAACAACATCCCCTACTTCGAGACCAGCGCAAAGGAGGCCATCAACGTTGAACAGGCTTTCCAGACTATTGCACGCAATGCTCTTAAACAG GAGACAGAGGTGGAGTTGTACAATGAGTTCCCTGAACCGATAAAGCTGGACAGGAACGAACGTTCCAAGCCATCAGCGGAGGCCTGCAGCTGCTGA
- the LOC115138070 gene encoding dolichyl-diphosphooligosaccharide--protein glycosyltransferase subunit 1-like: MARNIPFFAVPIYLLLITVLCYRVAADGLVNEEVKRTVDLSTHLAKITAEILLSNQGDSAVHNFILAVEPDLAPHLAYVGASVKGDEEEDAMLELKQTTIQGQSGEFYKVQLPSSLGVGAKLRVKVETVLSHILRPFPTHITQAERQLVVFQGNHYLYSPYPTRSQTTRVRLASKTVESYTKLGNPSKSDEAIEYGPFRDVAPFTEDAMKVHYENNTPFLTISSITRIIEVSHWGNIAVEETIDMRHTGAFLKGPFSRYDYQRQSDSGISSVKSFKTILPASAQDVYYRDEIGNISTSHLQILEESVEVEVRPRFPLFGGWKTHYIIGYNLPSYEYLYTLGDQYALKMRLVDHVYDDQVIDSLTVKLILPEGARNIHVETPYPIDRIPDQLHYTYLDTFGRPVLVASKNNLVEQHIQDIVVHYTFNKILMLQEPLLVVGAFYILFFTVIIYVRLDFSITKDPAAEVRMKVASITEQVLTLVNKRLGLYRHMDEVVNRYKQSRDTGALNSGRKTLEADHRTLTNDISSLQARLKTEGSDLADKVGEVQKLDGQVKDLVGRSCQEAERLVAGKVKKEAYIDNEKTLASKRLELVTRIDSLLDTL, from the exons ATGGCGCGAAACATCCCCTTCTTCGCCGTACCCATTTATCTGCTCCTTATCACTGTACTGTGTTATCGAGTGGCTGCGGACGGGCTGGTGAACGAGGAGGTGAAACGAACGGTGGACCTGAGCACGCACCTTGCTAAGATAACAGCAGAGATTCTTCTGTCAAATCAGGGAGACTCGGCGGTACATAACTTTATCTTGGCGGTAGAGCCTGACCTGGCCCCCCACCTCGCTTATGTCGGTGCATCG GTGAAgggtgatgaagaggaggatgcCATGCTTGAGCTCAAGCAAACAACAATCCAAGGTCAAAG TGGGGAGTTTTACAAGGTGCAGTTACCCTCCAGTCTGGGTGTGGGTGCTAAGCTGCGGGTGAAGGTGGAGACTGTCCTGAGCCACATCCTGAGGCCCTTCCCCACCCACATCACCCAGGCTGAGCGTCAGCTGGTGGTGTTCCAGGGTAACCACTACCTGTACTCCCCCTACCCCACCCGCAGCCAGACCACCCGCGTCCGCCTCGCCTCTAAGACTGTGGAGAGCTACACCAAGCTGGGCAACCCCAGCAAGAGCGATGAAGCTATTGAGTATGGCCCCTTCCGTGATGTTGCCCCTTTCACCGAG GATGCCATGAAGGTCCATTATGAGAACAACACACCCTTCCTCACCATTAGCAGCATCACCCGCATCATCGAAGTCTCCCATTGGGGAAACATTGCTGTGGAAGAGACCATTGACATGAGGCACACAGGTGCATTCCTGAAAGGGCCTTTCTCCCGTTATGACTACCAGCGTCAGTCTGACAGTGGCATCTCATCAGTTAAATCCTTTAAG ACCATCCTTCCTGCATCAGCCCAGGATGTGTACTACCGGGATGAGATTGGCAACATATCCACCTCCCACCTACAGATTCTGGAAGaatctgtggaggtggaggttcgGCCCCGCTTCCCTCTGTTTGGTGGCTGGAAGACCCACTACATTATCGGCTATAATCTGCCCAGCTATGAGTACCTCTACACTCTGG GGGATCAGTATGCTCTGAAGATGAGGCTGGTTGACCATGTATATGATGACCAAGTCATCGACTCCCTCACTGTTAAACTCATACTGCCAGAAGGCGCCAG GAACATCCATGTGGAAACCCCCTACCCCATTGACCGCATTCCAGACCAGCTGCACTACACCTACCTGGACACCTTTGGTCGTCCTGTGCTGGTGGCTTCTAAGAACAATCTGGTGGAGCAGCACATCCAGGATATAGTG gTGCATTATACCTTCAATAAGATCCTGATGCTGCAGGAGCCTCTATTGGTGGTGGGGGCCTTCTACATCCTCTTCTTCACAGTCATCATCTACGTGCGCCTGGACTTCTCCATCACGAAG GACCCTGCTGCAGAGGTTCGTATGAAGGTGGCCTCCATCACAGAGCAGGTCCTGACTCTGGTCAACAAGCGTTTAGGGCTGTACCGCCACATGGATGAGGTGGTGAATCGCTATAAGCAATCCCGAGACACGGGGGCCCTGAACAGCGGCCGCAAGACCCTGGAGGCCGACCACCGCACCCTCACCAACGACATCAGCTCCCTGCAGGCCCGCCTCAAAACAGAGGGCTCCGACCTCGCagataag GTGGGTGAGGTGCAGAAGCTGGACGGCCAGGTGAAGGACCTGGTGGGTCGCTCCTGTCAAGAGGCTGAGCGCCTGGTGGCAGGCAAGGTGAAGAAGGAGGCCTACATCGACAACGAGAAGACCCTAGCTAGCaagagactggagctggtgacGCGCATCGACAGTCTGCTGGACACCCTGTAA